A genome region from Deinococcus detaillensis includes the following:
- a CDS encoding DdrH has translation MMNPYVEWFENLRAEYGEQLKQMPLPEGLPEHLRDLMAKGDDEAVLFMLKLAWQLGAQAGFSAGHQQSGAEMPHKKSTNVQA, from the coding sequence ATGATGAATCCTTACGTGGAATGGTTTGAGAATCTGCGGGCCGAGTACGGCGAGCAGCTCAAGCAAATGCCTTTGCCCGAAGGCTTGCCCGAACACCTGCGCGATTTGATGGCCAAAGGTGACGACGAAGCGGTTTTGTTTATGCTCAAACTGGCTTGGCAGCTCGGCGCTCAGGCGGGCTTCAGTGCGGGCCACCAGCAATCGGGAGCAGAAATGCCGCACAAAAAGAGCACCAACGTTCAAGCTTGA